The following coding sequences are from one Candidatus Thorarchaeota archaeon window:
- a CDS encoding HEPN domain-containing protein, producing the protein MDRSGDWLRQAEYDIQTAIGLAREGRHAWACFVAQQSAEKSLKAVLEKMGLPSWGHDLIELLRAIEQRLSFDNSLRESCHRLNLYYIAARYPDAFSSGVPEDKFSKEQSASALRDAQEVLVFASEAVHQQ; encoded by the coding sequence ATGGACCGTTCTGGAGACTGGCTCAGGCAGGCTGAGTATGACATCCAGACGGCCATAGGTCTTGCTCGTGAGGGTCGTCATGCCTGGGCATGCTTCGTAGCGCAGCAGTCAGCAGAGAAGTCATTGAAAGCCGTATTGGAGAAGATGGGGTTACCAAGCTGGGGCCACGATCTGATTGAACTTCTTCGGGCGATTGAGCAACGACTCAGCTTCGACAACTCTCTGCGAGAGTCATGTCATCGGCTCAACCTGTATTACATAGCCGCAAGGTATCCGGATGCTTTCTCAAGCGGAGTTCCTGAAGACAAGTTCTCAAAGGAGCAGAGTGCGTCGGCACTTAGAGACGCACAGGAGGTGCTTGTATTTGCTTCTGAAGCTGTACATCAGCAGTGA
- a CDS encoding nucleotidyltransferase domain-containing protein, producing the protein MLLKLYISSEAAQTLDDYVKRLKRSHPVRAVVVFGSAAKGGWNHRSDIDVLIVSDSMGTDWFERNLAAQKLSRGRIQAFVVTSDEVESAIESHAYLIWEALHDGVVVFDDGVFETARAALMELMGSGRVARREQGWDLRSTAT; encoded by the coding sequence TTGCTTCTGAAGCTGTACATCAGCAGTGAAGCAGCACAGACCCTAGACGACTACGTCAAGCGGCTCAAGAGGAGCCATCCGGTCCGTGCCGTTGTGGTCTTCGGTAGCGCCGCCAAAGGTGGGTGGAACCATCGGAGCGACATTGACGTCTTGATAGTCAGTGACAGCATGGGGACCGACTGGTTTGAGAGGAACCTCGCGGCCCAGAAACTCTCACGAGGGCGCATTCAGGCCTTCGTCGTGACATCAGACGAAGTGGAGTCTGCGATAGAATCCCATGCCTATCTGATATGGGAAGCGCTGCACGATGGCGTAGTCGTGTTTGATGATGGGGTCTTCGAGACTGCCAGAGCAGCACTCATGGAGCTCATGGGCTCTGGAAGAGTCGCACGTAGAGAGCAGGGCTGGGACCTGAGATCAACTGCCACCTAG